GATTTCTCTTGGCGTTGGTGGGTTTTATCTGGTCGGTGGCCAGAGGCATTCAGGTATCGGTCCTTTGCGCCGTGCTCAATTTTATTCTTCCGCCAATCTCTCAGCTGATCTTCGCAGCTCAGGAACCGACGATGCGGTCGCCGTTTCTGGTGATCGTCATTGGTCTGGGGCTGATGTATTTGGGGGGTGGATTGCAACTGTCGTTCTGACCGCTACGGCGGTCCAAAAAAAGCCCCGCATCTGCGGGGCTTTTTCGTTGCCGGGGAGCTTACAGGCCGGCGGCGGCGCGCAGTTCGGCGGCCTTGTCGGTCTTCTCCCAGGTGAAGGCGGTGAAGGTATCGTCGCCGTAGCTCATCTCCACCGGCTCGCGGCCGAAGTGGCCGTAGGCCGCAGTCGGCTGGTACATCGGGTGCAGCAGGTCGAGCATCTTGGTGATGGCGTACGGACGCAGGTCGAAGACCTCGCGCACCAGCTTGATGATGCTGTCTTCGCTGACCTTGTTGGTGCCGAAGGTGTTGACCGAGATGGAGGTCGGCTGGGCCACGCCGATGGCGTAGGACACCTGGATCTCGCAACGCTCGGCGAGGCCGGCGGCGACGATGTTCTTGGCCACGTAGCGGCCGGCATAGGCGGCGCTGCGGTCGACCTTGGACGGATCCTTGCCGGAGAAGGCGCCGCCGCCGTGGCGGGCCATGCCGCCGTAGGAGTCGACGATGATCTTGCGCCCGGTCAGGCCGCAGTCACCCACCGGGCCGCCGATGATGAACTGGCCGGTCGGGTTGATGTGGAACTGGGTGTCCTTGTGCAGCAGCTCGGCCGGCAGCACGTGCTTGACGATCAGCTCCATCACGCCTTCGCGCAGGTCGTTGTAGGACACGTCCGGGTTGTGCTGGGTGGACAGCACCACGGCGTCGATACCTGCGACCTTGCCGTTCTCGTAGCGGCAGGTGACCTGGCTCTTGGCGTCCGGGCGCAGCCACGGCAGCAGGCCGGACTTGCGTGCCTCGGCCTGGCGCTCGACCAGGCGGTGGCTGAAGCAGATCGGGGCCGGCATCAGCACGTCGGTCTCGTTGCTGGCGTAGCCGAACATCAGGCCCTGGTCGCCGGCGCCCTGGTCTTCCGGCTTGCTGCGGTCGACACCCTGGTTGATGTCCGGGGACTGCTTGCCGATGATGTTGATGATGCCGCAGGTGGCGCCGTCGAAGCCGACGTCGGAGCTGTCGTAGCCGATGTCGATGATGACCTTGCGCACCAGCTCTTCCAGGTCGACCCAGGCCGAGGTGGTGACTTCGCCGGCGATGATCGCCACGCCGGTCTTGACCAGGGTCTCGCAGGCCACGCGGGCATGCTTGTCCTGGGCAATGATGGCGTCGAGGATCGCGTCGGAAATCTGGTCGGCGATCTTGTCCGGATGGCCTTCGGACACGGACTCGGAGGTAAACAGGGAGTATTCGCTCATCTATCGGTCTTCCTAAATTAATTACCGGTGGGTGAGGGTGGCCCGTGGGCCGGTGTGTTCATCCGGTTTGGCGAAGTGCCGCACCTGAATCTGGAAACCATTGCGTAAGCCCAGGTACTGGCTTTCGCCAGGCGTGAGCCCTGCGGCGATGGCCCAACGGGCCAGGTCGTCCTGTTCGAAGCCCAGCCAGAGATCGCCGCAGGCCTGCCTGGCCCAACTCTGGTTGTGGCTGCACAACTCGCTGATCAGCAGGCTGCCGCCGCTGTTCACCCGCAGCGCCAGCTGCTTCAGCGCTTCGGCGGGGGCGGCGAAATGGTGCAGGACCATGTTCAGCACCACGCAGTCGGCGCTCGGGTACTCGTCATTCAGTGCGTCGGCCAGTAGCAGCTCGACGTTGTCCAATCCGTCCTCGATGCAGCGCTGGCGCGCCAGCTCGAGCATCGCCGGGCTGTTGTCCAGGGCGGTGACCCGGGCAAAGCGCCGCGCCAGCTCCGGCAGGAAACCGCCGTCGCCGGGGCCTACTTCCAGGGCCGTGGCGTCGGCCGCCAGGCTCAGGGCGTCGAGCAGGGCCAGCACGCTGTCGCGGTACTGCGGCAGGCCGGCGATCAGGTCCTGCTGGGCCTGAAAGCTGGCCGCCATGCGCGCGAAAAAATCCTGGCTGGCCGCGGCCCGCTGCGCGTGCACCTCGGCGATCCTGGCCTGGGCGTCGGCCGGCAACGCCAGGCCGTCGACCTCGTCCAGCAGCGCGGCGTGCAGCGTGCCACCCAGCGAATCGCCCTGGGCCAGGGCGCGGCGATAGAAGATCGCGTTGCCCTCGCGGCGCGTGGCCACCAGCCCGGCCTGGGCCAGCACCTTCAGATGGTGGCTCATGCCCGACTGGCCGATGGCGAAGATCTGC
The genomic region above belongs to Pseudomonas benzenivorans and contains:
- the metK gene encoding methionine adenosyltransferase → MSEYSLFTSESVSEGHPDKIADQISDAILDAIIAQDKHARVACETLVKTGVAIIAGEVTTSAWVDLEELVRKVIIDIGYDSSDVGFDGATCGIINIIGKQSPDINQGVDRSKPEDQGAGDQGLMFGYASNETDVLMPAPICFSHRLVERQAEARKSGLLPWLRPDAKSQVTCRYENGKVAGIDAVVLSTQHNPDVSYNDLREGVMELIVKHVLPAELLHKDTQFHINPTGQFIIGGPVGDCGLTGRKIIVDSYGGMARHGGGAFSGKDPSKVDRSAAYAGRYVAKNIVAAGLAERCEIQVSYAIGVAQPTSISVNTFGTNKVSEDSIIKLVREVFDLRPYAITKMLDLLHPMYQPTAAYGHFGREPVEMSYGDDTFTAFTWEKTDKAAELRAAAGL
- a CDS encoding ArsR/SmtB family transcription factor, whose amino-acid sequence is MNIRVPQLSFEPADELAALCKAGGDPLRLNVLRALANDSFGVLELAQIFAIGQSGMSHHLKVLAQAGLVATRREGNAIFYRRALAQGDSLGGTLHAALLDEVDGLALPADAQARIAEVHAQRAAASQDFFARMAASFQAQQDLIAGLPQYRDSVLALLDALSLAADATALEVGPGDGGFLPELARRFARVTALDNSPAMLELARQRCIEDGLDNVELLLADALNDEYPSADCVVLNMVLHHFAAPAEALKQLALRVNSGGSLLISELCSHNQSWARQACGDLWLGFEQDDLARWAIAAGLTPGESQYLGLRNGFQIQVRHFAKPDEHTGPRATLTHR